A single region of the Hylaeus volcanicus isolate JK05 chromosome 5, UHH_iyHylVolc1.0_haploid, whole genome shotgun sequence genome encodes:
- the LOC128877298 gene encoding NAD-dependent protein deacetylase sirtuin-1, translating to MASSSELPEYSSPAKRRKVDGNGYIGASATKLDFQHCETSRDTPNEDLEETYGGDSGFNELSDESKSTSVSPDATNLTTTPSRIDSTSDDTGCPIDTADEKDEVSSTVSNLSDLSGLSDFSGEGEVNHQWRNASSWVQKQMLIGADPRELLHHLLMDSTQIPEQVDDLTLWKIIVNVMSEPPRRQKLRHINTLSDVVRLIRNSKKIIVLTGAGVSVSCGIPDFRSRDGIYSRLAQDFPDLPDPQAMFDINYFGQDPRPFYKFAREIYPGQFKPSPCHRFIKMLDKQKKLLRNYSQNIDTLEQVAGIENVIECHGSFATASCTRCKYQVKADDIREDIFAQRIPVCPKCRINALPPISEINPNESYRDLVTQGIMKPDIVFFGEGLPDVFHDAMSKDKDDCDLLIVIGSSLKVRPVALIPSSIPSHVPQILINRESLPHLKFDVELLGDGDVVINQLCQLMGDSYKEVCWNDTVLKEATQLLPVRYMSDDTWEQSQDTTTNTVLTRDSAETDFKPHDSCSVESQDSLMINNNSGIQQCTDSINMCVSPYRNDHTNNREERFSLLGDSPKRRLAESSAESSPKRMNCGSSSVLDFNLSSSITENSDCSTDYKIHVVSVESTSKDNGKVYNLEECQVFPRIVEFSSEGTMLDSSLKSNRCMENTVASSMNDDHAPVPTTGIDKINFKPRQASIDSALDSGIGDSCNSVDSREGKNDKDEFKNDRMERHCWQPKIRESIATRLPENTYYQLTPGKYIFPGAEIYSDPEDYDQCSLSINSESSESDSDSSSAVEEEEEEEEEEEEDEDEEEDNQQGETNKECKKEEIGKGDKLLESINIKADTNTEGEEVKWTTSHLYSGAQG from the exons ATGGCGTCGAGCTCGGAGCTGCCAGAATATTCGTCCCCTGCAAAACGACGAAAAGTCGACGGCAACGGTTACATCGGCGCCAGCGCTACGAAACTGGATTTCCAACATTGTGAGACGTCGCGTGACACCCCTAACGAGGATCTCGAAg AGACATACGGAGGAGATAGCGGGTTCAATGAATTAAGCGACGAATCAAAATCAACTTCAGTTTCTCCAGATGCTACAAATTTAACGACTACTCCATCTAGAATCGATTCCACTAGCGACGATACCGGTTGTCC GATCGATACTGCAGACGAGAAGGACGAAGTGTCCTCGacagtttcaaatttgtcAGATTTATCAGGCCTGTCCGACTTTTCTGGGGAAGGTGAAGTGAATCATCAATGGAGGAATGCATCCTCGTGGGTTCAGAAACAAATGTTGATAGGTGCTGACCCTCGAGAACTTTTACACCATCTCCTTATGGATTCCACACAGATTCCAGAGCAGGTCGACGACCTGACTCTTTGGAAG ATTATAGTAAATGTGATGTCTGAACCACCCCGCCGACAGAAGTTGAGGCATATAAATACTTTGTCGGACGTGGTCAGATTAATACGtaatagtaaaaaaattatagtcTTAACTGGAGCGGGCGTGAGTGTCAGTTGTGGTATTCCTGACTTCAGAAGTAGAGACGGTATTTATTCTAGGCTGGCTCAAGATTTTCCCGACTTACCCGATCCACAG gcTATGTTTGATATTAATTACTTTGGTCAAGACCCGAGACCGTTTTACAAATTCGCACGAGAAATTTATCCTGGACAATTTAAGCCAAGTCCTTGTCATAGGTTTATTAAAATGCTCGATAAGCAGAAGAAgcttttaagaaattattcgcAAAACATCGACACCCTCGAACAAGTAGCAGGCATCGAAAACGTGATCGAATGCCATG GCTCCTTTGCCACTGCATCGTGTACGAGGTGTAAATACCAAGTAAAAGCTGACGATATCAGGGAGGACATTTTTGCTCAGAGGATACCAGTGTGTCCAAAGTGCAGAATTAACGCTTTGCCACCCATATCGGAGATTAACCCTAACGAGAGTTACAGAg ATTTGGTGACGCAGGGCATAATGAAGCCAGATATCGTTTTCTTTGGCGAGGGACTACCAGATGTTTTTCACGATGCGATGTCCAAAGACAAAGACGACTGTGATCTCTTAATCGTAATCGGATCATCCTTGAAAGTCCGCCCTGTAGCGTTAATTCCTTCCTCTATTCCGTCTCATGTTCcacagattttaattaatcgcgaatCGTTGCCGCATCTCAAGTTCGACGTCGAACTGTTGGGAGACGGTGACGTCGTTATAAACCAGCTGTGTCAGTT AATGGGAGACAGTTACAAGGAAGTATGTTGGAACGACACAGTTCTCAAAGAAGCAACCCAACTTCTGCCCGTACGTTACATGTCAGACGACACATGGGAGCAAAGCCAGGACACCACAACGAACACTGTGTTAACACGAGATAGTGCCGAGACTGATTTTAAACCGCACGACTCGTGCTCCGTCGAAAGTCAAGACAGTCTTATGATCAATAACAACAGCGGTATCCAACAATGCACGGACAGTATAAACATGTGCGTTTCACCTTACCGTAACGATCACACGAATAATAGAGAGGAGAGATTCAGTCTGTTGGGAGACAGTCCTAAGAGAAGACTGGCCGAGTCAAGTGCTGAGAGTAGTCCAAAAAGAATGAACTGTGGCAGCAGTTCCGTGTTAGACTTTAACTTGTCCTCCTCGATAACTGAGAATTCCGATTGCTCGACTGATTATAAAATTCACGTCGTGTCGGTGGAATCTACTTCGAAGGACAATGGAAAAGTTTACAATTTAGAAGAGTGTCAAGTATTTCCAAGGATAGTAGAATTCTCTTCGGAAGGTACAATGTTAGATTCGTCGTTAAAATCCAATCGTTGTATGGAGAACACGGTGGCATCGAGTATGAACGATGATCACGCGCCGGTACCCACCACTggaattgataaaattaatttcaaaccgCGACAAGCGTCGATCGATTCCGCCTTGGATTCTGGAATAGGCGATAGCTGTAACAGTGTCGACAGTCGAGAGGGGAAGAACGATAAAGACGAGTTCAAAAATGATAGAATGGAGAGGCACTGTTGGCAGCCGAAAATACGAGAAAGTATCGCTACGAGGTTACCAG AAAACACGTATTACCAATTAACACCTGGAAAGTATATTTTCCCTGGGGCAGAAATATATTCAGACCCTGAGGATTACGATCAGTGTTCTCTTTCGATTAATTCCGAAAGCTCGGAGAGCGACAGTGATTCCTCGTCTGCGGTtgaagaggaggaggaagaggaggaggaagaggaggaagacgaagacgaggaGGAGGATAATCAACAAGGAGAAACGAATAAAGAGTgcaaaaaggaagaaatag GTAAGGGTGATAAGTTGTTGGAAAGTATAAACATCAAAGCTGATACCAATACGGAGGGTGAGGAGGTAAAGTGGACAACGAGTCATCTTTACAGTGGTGCACAAGGTTAA